From Streptomyces chrestomyceticus JCM 4735, one genomic window encodes:
- a CDS encoding non-ribosomal peptide synthetase → MDSSPSPHEITRAPTADWYPLSSGQLSIWLTTQAGGAHGAYTVPAVYRLSGALDAVALRRAFEALLARHESLRTAFAVVDGIPRQRPVPDATLDWAYEVAEGDAEHRVEAFTAGAFDLAAGRLMRVLLVRTGEDEHVLAVAAHHIAVDGWSMTVLLEQVTSAYDALVRGEEPEAATPQIQYKDYASWQQAHLHSGSFDASRTYWKERFQESVVPLDLPADRPRPTTRTYRGAVTGRDIGQDTLQALKALCRQERVTLFAGLSAALRVQLLRYTGRRDIVLGTPAVTRPVPELYDQIGCYINSIALRDTVQPGTTFRDLLRTVQDTLQGALRHHEYPFDQVVRDAGGVTEAGRNPLFDVMVIFDHGWGQPAESTAGLRFDALKAGNGHSKMDLTVFFEETSTGLRVSAEYSTELFDADRVERLLEHFGVLLEDASARPDRAVETVRLMGEQERHQVVHGFNRAGTHYDLDTPLPQLFERQAARTPDAVATVDAHGSLTFAELNSRANQLAWTLRETYGVGAGTLVALYLERSVDLTVAVQAVLKAGGAYLPVNTADPLDRVRTVLEDSGSRLVLTRGGAVPLPDGLPDLDITGPAALSPRTDDPPPLAGPGDLAYCIYTSGSTGRPKGALIEHRAIVNRLRWMTDDLGLGADDVFLQKTPYSFDVSVWELLLPGLLGATQVMLPPGGESDPQLIRATVERHGVTVVHFVPSMLSQYLAAVPDAFAGVRNCVCSGEELDRDLAGRFHSATGGTGTRLFNYYGPTEAAVDVTTLHVEDGERPVTIGRPAPGNRLYIIDDEGQPCPVGVTGELCIGGVQLARGYLGRPELTAERFVTAAFLPDERIYRTGDLAHWLPDGEVRYLGRRDNQVKIRGHRVELGEIEQALRDQPAVTRAVVLPRRDALGTDLLYAYVEAGRDCPPADRLRDALEQRLPRYMVPSHYIRTDTFPVTRNGKVDRAALVQLSGAEVATTEYVEASTPTERALTSIWQSLLSVERVGVTDDFFVLGGHSLSALQLNSRISEHFGLDLQAAAIFTHRTVAAQARLVDGAAQGARTALEPVARAGRHVLSYAQERMWFLYMLAPESTAYHIPTLATFHGRLDTEALRAALADLFERHEILRVVYGSEDGQPFQRPHAGLTLPFSETDLSHLGPQEAEEAVARAVREDGARPFRLREESPVRFQLFKVHETEHRLLTTLHHIAGDGWSTRLMMRELSVLYTRRTGGACEPLPDLRVQYIDYAAAVRDEGHRQAVDADLQYWTERLAGAPTLELPTDVPGPEAAERSCGRTALALPAATAGKLRELAVRTSTTPFEVTMAAVSLLLSRLGDQQDVSVGYPVANRQSVELEGIMGLFLNTLVQRTDLSGEPVFTDLLKRVSSGVQEAYAHQSAPFELLVERLNPARQLDRTPVFDVLLNYLGSLREEARIEGLEVEFDDQLFEAEAKFPLTFYVWDEADDAGGERLHIELVHKSSLFSAARAETMVHQLGALLAQIADAPERPLAAYSLVLPSPAGAEAALRTAIEEPPQPPVTELIAAQAARAPGRPALVQGSRSLSYAELVRRSDDLARRLVSEGCAPGRVVAVTGPRGPGFYVAMLGVLRSGAVFFPLDPALPAGRRDHLLSAGRPELVVRATDLFADEAEAADGADDSGLPVVLVDAHTGTLTEEAPDGELPAVAPDAPAYLFFTSGTTGTPRGVLGRHASLSHFLRWQSGEFGIGEGDRCAQLTSPSFDVMLRDTLLALVSGGTTVVPEPSDLLGGKAVFAWLERERISVLHAAPTVLQSWLLDVPATTRLPGLRLAFLAGEPLKAALVERLRQVLPERGEIVNLYGPTETTMAKFAHRVPPGGTLPPVLPVGTPLPQCQVFVMRGDVVCGVGEPGEIIIRTPYRTLGYLNAPESAAFYPNPYRADAQDLLYRTGDVGRLRPDGLLEIVGRADHQIKISGVRIHPAEIEAALVGHPLVSGCVVTAHKSPQDEYHLVAYVVPDTGAEGDGLGGRLRQYLTGQLPQAMVPGEFVVLDRIPTNANGKPDRRALPAPAFLDDSPVAGKAPRTAAERRIQEAWQSALGRRVSGVDQVFFELGGTSLKLLRLHALLEEEFPGAFRVAQLFSHPTIALQAQLAEPAAAREAQDPTEDEVSEHDF, encoded by the coding sequence TCACCTCGGCCTACGACGCGCTCGTCCGCGGCGAGGAACCGGAGGCAGCGACACCCCAGATCCAGTACAAGGACTATGCGAGCTGGCAGCAGGCCCACCTGCACAGCGGGTCGTTCGACGCGTCGCGGACGTACTGGAAGGAGCGGTTCCAGGAAAGCGTCGTCCCGCTGGACCTGCCTGCCGACCGGCCGCGCCCCACCACCCGCACCTACCGGGGAGCCGTCACCGGCCGCGACATCGGGCAGGACACGCTCCAGGCACTCAAGGCACTGTGCCGGCAGGAGCGGGTCACGCTCTTCGCGGGGCTGTCGGCCGCGCTCCGCGTCCAGTTGCTGCGGTACACCGGCCGGCGCGACATCGTGCTGGGCACCCCCGCCGTGACGCGGCCGGTGCCGGAGCTGTACGACCAGATCGGCTGCTACATCAACAGCATCGCGCTGCGCGACACCGTCCAGCCGGGTACCACCTTCCGCGACCTGCTGCGCACCGTCCAGGACACCCTCCAGGGCGCGCTGCGCCACCACGAGTACCCGTTCGACCAGGTCGTACGGGACGCCGGTGGTGTCACCGAAGCCGGCCGCAACCCGCTGTTCGACGTCATGGTCATCTTCGACCACGGCTGGGGACAGCCGGCGGAATCCACGGCCGGGCTGCGCTTCGACGCCCTCAAGGCCGGCAACGGGCACAGCAAGATGGACCTGACGGTCTTCTTCGAGGAGACGTCCACGGGCCTGCGGGTCTCGGCGGAGTACTCCACCGAGCTCTTCGACGCCGATCGCGTCGAGCGGCTGCTGGAGCACTTCGGCGTCCTGCTGGAGGACGCGTCGGCCCGCCCCGACCGGGCCGTGGAAACCGTCAGGCTGATGGGCGAGCAGGAACGTCACCAGGTGGTGCACGGCTTCAACCGCGCCGGGACGCACTACGACCTCGACACTCCCCTCCCACAGCTCTTCGAGCGGCAGGCGGCCCGTACCCCGGACGCCGTCGCGACGGTCGACGCGCACGGGTCACTGACCTTCGCCGAGCTCAACTCCCGTGCCAACCAGCTCGCCTGGACCCTGCGGGAGACGTACGGAGTCGGCGCGGGCACCCTGGTCGCCCTGTACCTGGAACGCTCGGTGGACCTGACCGTCGCCGTGCAGGCCGTACTCAAGGCGGGCGGCGCCTATCTGCCCGTCAACACCGCCGACCCGCTGGACCGGGTGCGGACCGTCCTGGAGGACAGCGGCAGCAGGCTGGTGCTGACCCGCGGCGGCGCCGTGCCCCTGCCCGACGGCCTGCCGGACCTGGACATCACCGGACCGGCCGCCCTGTCACCGCGTACGGACGATCCGCCGCCGCTGGCGGGCCCCGGCGACCTGGCGTACTGCATCTACACCTCCGGCTCGACCGGCCGCCCCAAGGGGGCGCTCATCGAGCACCGCGCGATCGTCAACCGGCTCCGCTGGATGACGGACGACCTCGGGCTGGGCGCGGACGACGTCTTCCTCCAGAAGACCCCCTACTCCTTCGACGTCTCCGTATGGGAACTGCTCCTGCCGGGGCTCCTCGGCGCCACCCAGGTCATGCTGCCGCCGGGCGGTGAGTCCGACCCGCAGCTCATCCGGGCGACCGTCGAGCGGCACGGCGTCACCGTCGTGCACTTCGTTCCCTCGATGCTGAGCCAGTACCTGGCAGCCGTGCCCGACGCCTTCGCCGGTGTGCGTAACTGCGTGTGCAGCGGCGAGGAGCTGGACCGCGACCTCGCCGGCCGCTTCCACTCCGCCACCGGCGGTACGGGTACGCGCCTGTTCAACTACTACGGCCCCACCGAGGCCGCCGTGGACGTCACGACGCTGCACGTCGAGGACGGGGAGCGGCCGGTCACCATCGGCCGCCCCGCTCCCGGCAACCGCCTCTACATCATCGACGACGAGGGGCAGCCCTGCCCCGTCGGCGTCACGGGCGAACTGTGCATCGGCGGCGTACAGCTTGCCCGCGGCTACCTCGGCCGCCCCGAGCTGACCGCCGAGCGGTTCGTCACGGCCGCCTTCCTCCCGGACGAGCGGATCTACCGCACCGGGGACCTGGCGCACTGGCTGCCCGACGGCGAGGTGCGCTACCTGGGACGGCGCGACAACCAGGTGAAGATCCGCGGCCACCGCGTCGAACTGGGCGAGATCGAGCAGGCGCTGCGCGACCAGCCGGCGGTGACACGCGCCGTCGTACTGCCGCGGCGCGACGCCCTCGGCACGGACCTCCTGTACGCGTATGTGGAGGCCGGCCGGGACTGCCCGCCCGCCGACCGGCTGCGGGACGCCCTGGAGCAGCGCCTGCCGCGCTACATGGTGCCCTCGCACTACATCCGCACGGACACCTTCCCCGTCACGCGCAACGGCAAGGTGGACCGCGCGGCGCTCGTCCAGCTTTCCGGCGCGGAAGTCGCGACCACCGAGTACGTCGAGGCGTCCACGCCGACCGAGCGGGCCCTGACCAGTATCTGGCAGTCGTTGCTGTCCGTCGAACGCGTCGGCGTCACGGACGACTTCTTCGTGCTCGGCGGACACTCCCTGAGCGCACTCCAGCTCAACAGCCGGATCAGCGAGCACTTCGGGCTGGACCTGCAAGCGGCGGCGATCTTCACCCACCGGACCGTGGCCGCGCAGGCACGGCTCGTGGACGGTGCGGCCCAGGGCGCGCGGACGGCCCTGGAGCCGGTGGCCCGCGCCGGGCGGCACGTCCTGTCCTACGCCCAGGAGCGCATGTGGTTCCTGTACATGCTCGCCCCGGAGAGCACCGCGTACCACATCCCGACGCTGGCCACGTTCCACGGCCGGCTCGACACCGAGGCGCTCCGGGCGGCGCTGGCCGACCTGTTCGAGCGGCACGAGATCCTGCGCGTCGTCTACGGCTCCGAGGACGGGCAGCCCTTCCAGCGGCCCCACGCCGGCCTGACGCTCCCCTTCTCGGAGACCGATCTGTCCCATCTCGGCCCGCAGGAGGCGGAGGAGGCCGTCGCCCGTGCGGTGCGCGAGGACGGTGCCCGGCCGTTCCGGCTGCGGGAAGAGTCCCCGGTGCGCTTCCAACTGTTCAAGGTGCACGAGACCGAGCACCGGCTGCTGACCACGCTCCACCACATCGCCGGCGACGGCTGGTCGACGCGGCTGATGATGCGGGAGCTGTCGGTCCTCTACACCCGGCGTACGGGCGGAGCCTGCGAACCGCTGCCGGATCTCCGGGTGCAGTACATCGACTACGCCGCGGCCGTACGGGACGAGGGACACCGCCAGGCCGTCGACGCCGATCTCCAGTACTGGACGGAGCGGCTCGCCGGTGCCCCCACCCTGGAGCTCCCGACCGATGTGCCGGGCCCGGAGGCCGCCGAGCGGTCCTGCGGCAGGACCGCGCTGGCCCTCCCCGCCGCCACCGCCGGCAAGCTGCGCGAGCTGGCCGTACGGACCTCGACGACCCCGTTCGAGGTGACCATGGCGGCCGTCAGCCTGCTGCTGTCACGGCTCGGTGACCAGCAGGACGTGAGCGTCGGCTACCCGGTGGCCAACCGGCAGAGCGTCGAGCTGGAAGGGATCATGGGTCTCTTCCTCAACACACTGGTACAGCGCACCGACCTGTCCGGTGAGCCGGTCTTCACCGACCTGCTGAAGCGGGTGAGCAGCGGCGTCCAGGAGGCGTACGCGCATCAGTCGGCGCCCTTCGAGCTGCTGGTCGAGCGGCTCAACCCGGCCCGGCAACTGGACCGCACCCCCGTCTTCGACGTGCTGCTCAACTATCTGGGCAGCCTGCGCGAGGAAGCCCGGATCGAGGGGCTGGAGGTCGAGTTCGACGACCAGCTCTTCGAAGCGGAGGCCAAGTTCCCGCTCACCTTCTACGTGTGGGACGAGGCGGACGACGCGGGCGGCGAGCGCCTGCACATCGAGCTGGTGCACAAGTCCAGCCTGTTCTCCGCGGCCCGCGCCGAGACGATGGTGCACCAGCTCGGCGCCCTGCTGGCGCAGATCGCCGACGCCCCGGAGCGGCCGCTCGCCGCGTACTCGCTGGTCCTGCCCTCGCCCGCCGGTGCGGAAGCGGCCTTGCGCACCGCGATCGAGGAACCCCCGCAGCCGCCGGTCACGGAACTGATCGCGGCGCAGGCCGCGCGCGCCCCCGGCCGCCCGGCGCTCGTCCAGGGAAGCCGCTCCCTGTCCTACGCGGAGCTGGTGCGGCGCTCGGACGACCTGGCCCGGCGTCTGGTCTCCGAAGGCTGCGCGCCCGGCCGGGTGGTGGCGGTGACCGGGCCGCGTGGCCCCGGGTTCTATGTGGCGATGCTGGGCGTGCTGCGCAGTGGCGCCGTCTTCTTCCCGCTGGACCCGGCGTTGCCCGCGGGCCGCCGTGACCATCTGCTGAGCGCCGGCCGGCCCGAGCTCGTGGTACGGGCCACCGACCTGTTCGCCGACGAAGCCGAGGCTGCCGACGGCGCCGACGACAGCGGTCTGCCGGTGGTCCTGGTGGACGCGCACACCGGAACGCTGACGGAGGAGGCCCCGGACGGCGAGCTCCCCGCCGTCGCCCCGGACGCGCCCGCGTATCTCTTCTTCACCTCCGGCACGACCGGCACTCCGCGGGGCGTGCTGGGGCGGCACGCGTCGCTGAGCCACTTCCTGCGGTGGCAGAGCGGCGAGTTCGGCATTGGCGAAGGGGACCGGTGTGCCCAGCTCACCAGCCCCTCCTTCGACGTGATGCTCCGCGACACGCTGCTCGCCCTGGTGTCCGGCGGCACCACCGTCGTGCCCGAGCCCTCGGACCTGCTGGGCGGCAAGGCGGTGTTCGCCTGGCTGGAGCGCGAGCGGATCAGTGTGCTGCACGCCGCGCCCACAGTGCTCCAGTCCTGGCTCCTGGACGTACCGGCCACGACCCGCCTGCCCGGACTGCGGCTGGCCTTCCTCGCGGGTGAACCGCTGAAGGCGGCCCTGGTGGAGCGATTGCGGCAGGTCCTCCCGGAACGCGGGGAGATCGTCAACCTGTACGGCCCCACCGAGACCACGATGGCGAAGTTCGCCCATCGCGTCCCGCCGGGCGGGACGCTGCCGCCGGTCCTGCCGGTCGGTACGCCGCTGCCGCAGTGCCAGGTGTTCGTGATGCGCGGCGACGTCGTCTGCGGCGTCGGCGAACCCGGCGAGATCATCATCCGTACGCCGTACCGGACCCTGGGCTATCTGAACGCCCCCGAATCCGCGGCCTTCTACCCCAACCCGTACCGTGCCGACGCGCAGGACCTCCTGTACCGCACCGGGGACGTGGGGCGGCTGCGTCCCGACGGGCTGCTGGAGATCGTCGGGCGGGCGGACCACCAGATCAAGATCAGTGGTGTCCGTATCCACCCGGCCGAGATCGAAGCGGCGCTGGTGGGCCACCCCCTGGTGTCGGGCTGTGTGGTGACGGCCCACAAGAGCCCGCAGGACGAGTACCACCTGGTGGCCTATGTGGTGCCGGACACCGGTGCCGAGGGCGACGGGCTGGGGGGACGGCTGCGGCAGTACCTCACAGGGCAGCTTCCGCAGGCCATGGTCCCCGGCGAGTTCGTCGTGCTCGACCGCATCCCCACGAACGCGAACGGCAAGCCGGACCGCCGGGCCCTGCCCGCGCCCGCGTTCCTCGACGACTCGCCCGTCGCCGGCAAGGCCCCCCGGACCGCGGCCGAACGGCGCATCCAGGAAGCCTGGCAGTCGGCCCTGGGACGCCGGGTCTCCGGTGTCGACCAGGTCTTCTTCGAGCTCGGCGGCACCTCGCTGAAGCTGCTGAGGCTCCACGCACTGCTGGAGGAGGAGTTTCCCGGCGCCTTCCGGGTCGCGCAGTTGTTCAGCCACCCCACCATCGCCCTCCAGGCGCAGCTCGCCGAACCGGCGGCTGCCCGGGAGGCCCAGGACCCCACGGAAGACGAGGTTTCCGAGCATGACTTCTGA